GGCCCCCACCCTGCAGGTTGGGGAGGGAGGAGTGGTACCCCGGCGAGGATGTCCCCTGCGCCACCGGTGCATCCTCGCCTGCCGCCTCCTCCGGCTGCCGGTCCACCGCCACGCTGACACCATCGCCCCATGCCACCGAGGACATCCCCCGGCTCCGTGACTTTGATAGCCCCCGCCTGCCCCGGTAGGAGATGGGCCTTGCTTGGTCCAGCCATGCCATTGGGATCTGGATGTCCTGTCAGGGTCTGCATGTCCCATTGGGGTCTGGATGTCCCACCATGGTCTGGGTGTCCCATCGTGATCCAGCTGTGCTGTCACCATCTGGCCCTGCCATGCCATCACAGTCCAGCTGTGCCATTGGGGTCCAGATGTCCCATCACGATCCAGCTTTGTTGTCATGATCCAGCCGTACTGTGCCATCACGGTCCGGCCATGCCATTGGAGTCCGGATGTCCTGTTGGGGTCCAGATGTCCCATTGCCATCCAGCCATGTTGTCATGATCTGGCCCTGCCATGCCATCACGGTCTGGCCGTGCCATCGGGGTCCAGATGTCCCACTGGGGTCTGGATGTCCCACCATGGTGCAGATGTCCCTTCGTGATCCATCCGTGTTGTCACCATCTGTCCCCGCTGTCGGGTTGTGCTCTGGCCGTGCTGTCATGATCCATCCGTGACGCCGTGGGCTGGCTGTGGCATAGCAATCCAGCTGTGCCATCGCGATGCAGTTGCACCATCACGAGCTGGCTGGGACGTTGCCATCCAGCTGTGCTGTCATGGCTGCCTCTGCCATGATCCAGCGGTGCCATTGCAATCCAGCTGTGCCATCGCAATGCTGGCATGCCATTGCAATCCAGCTGCGGCATCAGGGGCCAGCTGTACCATTGCAACCCAGGTGTGCGGTTGCAATCCAACAGTGCTGCGATCCAGCTCTGCGGGTGCAATCCAGCCATGCAGGTCCCATCTAGCTGTGCCGTGATCCAGCTGTGCGGTTGCCATCCAGCTGTGCGGTTGCCATCCAGCTGCGAGGTTGCAACCCAGCTGTGCGGTTGCATTCCGGCTGAGCAGCTGTTATCCCACTGTGTTCCAGCTGTGCCACGGTCAGCCAGCCGTGCCATTGCAACCCTGCCGTGCAGCTGTGATCCAGCTGTGGCCCTGCCATCCAGCTGTGGTTCTCCCACCCAGCTGTGCCGCTGAACTCATCCAGCTGCCCTTTGCAAGCCCAGCCATGCAGCTGCAATCCAGCTGTGATGCTTCAGCCCACCCACGCCATTGCCCTCCAGCTGTGCCATCACCACACGgcttccccctgctccagcacggcaCGGCACCAGGGATTGTGCCAGCACCGCGGTGGCCACCGAGCCCCCCACCCTGGTCCCTGCACCCCCGCTTCACCCCACACCCCCTCTTTGCCAGGAGACCCCTCCATGGCGCCAGCACCCCCCCACGGGCACCCAGCCCCCCACCGAGTCCAGATGCCGGCAAGGCCCACCCGCCCCGAGCCCGCCGCCCCCGTGGCACAGGTGAGCCCTGGGGGGCCATTTTGGGTGGATGGAGGGGGCTCACTGGCTCGGGGGGGTGCCTGACGCTGCCATCACCCCCAGGGAAAACCTGCAGGGAGACCCCGAAAAGTCGCCCCAAGCCCAAATGCAGCCGCTACCGCCGGGAaaagcagcagggaggtgagcgggggtggggggggggggaaatggtggggggcttggggggatcAGGGGGTCTcagccctctcctccctctctgctgcagacctgccaccgccaccactgccaccaccaggcGAGACCCCCGTCCCCTTGCCGGAGCGGGAGCCGAGTGGGGCCGAGCGCAAGGTCACCCATCGCCCAACCCGCAGCGGTAAGCCAGAGTCCGTggtattggggaggggggggtgtcaccgCCGACCCCCAACCTTGTCCCCTCCCTTGCAGATGAGGTCGTCCCCTACGGCAaaccctcctgcctgccccgAGGGCAGGTGTCCGGCAGCTGCTCCACGACGGGCAGCGTCTCGTCCCGCGGCTCCACCAGCTCCCGCGGCCACGGCTCGGGACGCAGCCGGACGCCGGGGGACCGTGGTGAAGGGACCGGCCATCGCTGCCGCCCGGGTCCCCCATTTTCCTGCCCGTCGCAGGAGAAACGATGAAGCAGAGGGCGAGACGGTGGCAgggttggggacacggggatggggacatgggggggaccgAGGGGATGCTCTTTAATTTCTGAGTGGCACCATGTAAATAGGGTTGCACAGAGCCAGCGGCCGGTGGGCGGCAGCGCGAGGGGGGGGACGAGGATACTCGGGGTGAGACAAGGATGCTTTGGGAGGATGGACAAAGATGCTTGGAAGAGGCAAGGATGCTCCGGGAGGGATGAGGAGGATGTTCGGGGAGGGATGAGGACCCTGGGGCTAAGGACAGCTGGGAGGGCCAAGGATGCTGGGAAGGGACGAGGATGCTTGGGAAGGATGAGGACCCTGGGGACAAGGACAGTTGGGAGGGACAAGGACACTGGGGAGGGACAGGGATACTCAGGAGGGATGAGGACCCCGGGGAGAAGGACAGTTGCAAGGGAGGAGGATGTTTGAGGAAGGATGAGGATGCTTGGGGAGGCCAAGGACAGTCACTAGGGACGAGGACCCTGGGGAGGGATGAGGATGCTGGGGAGGCATGAGGAGGGTGCTCAGGAGGGACGAGGACCCTGGGGACAAGGACATTTGGGAGTGATGAGGATGCTTGGGAAGGCCGAGGACAGTCACAAGGGATGAGGACCCTGGGCAGTGACAAGGATGCTGGGGAGGGATGAGAATGCTCAGGAGGGACAAGGATGCTCAGAGGGGGCACAAGGACATTCCGGAAGGACAAGGTGGCTTGGGAGGGATGAGGACACTTGGGAGGGCCAAGGATGGTCGAGGTGGGACAAGGATGCTGAGGAAGGACGCGGACGGTCAGGAAGGATAAGGACAGTCAGAAGGAACAAGAACGGTCAGCAGGGATGAGGACGGTGGGGGGACAATGACCCTGAGGGGGGACAATAACCCTGAGGAAGGACAAGGACACTTGGGATGAACAATGGTGCTTGGTTTGGATGAAGATGGTTGGGGGATGAGGatgctggggagggatggggaaacttggggagggatggggacactTGGGGAGAATAaggatggggacactggggaagGATGAGGACACTTGGACTGGGCATTGGTACTTGGGCTGGACGAGGACAGTTGGGGGATGAGGATTTGGGGGAGAATGAGGTCACTTGTGGAGGATGAGGATGCTGTGGAGGGATGAGAACTCTGGGGAGGGATGAGGACACTTGGGGAGGACAAggatgctggggaaggagggacacCTGCCCGTCCCAGCGCCACCCACCCTTCACAGGTGGCTACTGCTAGCAGAAAACCCCTTTTTGGGGAACTGCTTAATAAAGCTGGATTTTAGCTGAGCTGAGGGGACTCTGGCCTTGCTGTGTCCTACACCCTGGGGACTGCCACGCCACTGTCCCTCCTGTCCCCGGCTCGCCACCCATGCTGGGCCAGGGACTGCCACTCCCTGACCTGTGGCCacctggaaagaaaaggggaCATTTTCCAGCACCCCACAATGGGTGACACCCTGCACCATCCCCGGTGCCCATCACCCCAGCATCAGGACAGTGCTCACCGTGCTGCGGGATGCCCGTGGCTGCCTCTGTTCCGACTCTCCACGGGACCTCCAGTGCCGTCCCCCAGTcccaggtggggatggggatCACGGGCAAGAAGACCCCCTCCAAGGGTGATGGTGGCGGTGAGGGACCTGCTGGGGAGAAGGCAGGAGACAGTGGCATCACCATGATGTCATGATGGGGCCACCTTCCCCGAAAGGTGACAATGCTTGGGGTCAGACGAGGGGGTCCAGGGACACTTCGCTCACCCCCATAGGCTCCATCAGTGTCCTCGAGGCTGAAGCAGAGGCCATCGACGGCCACGGCCAGCGCCCGGGCGAAGCTGGCATCCAGGAGGAAGGAACCATCGCAGGAGCTCACCAAGCTGCAGCGGGCGCTGGCGAAGTTGTCCTCCGAGACAGACCCCCAGCCGTTCAGTAGCGACCCCCCTGGCGAGCCCCTTGTTGCTGGCcgctcttcttcttcctcctcttcctcctcctcctcctcacccagcTCAGAGGCTGGTGGCCCATAGATGTAGCCATAGGTGTGTGGCGGTGAGAAGGACCGTGGCGTGGCTGGTGCTGGAGGGCTGTGGGGGGACACGGCGAGGACGCTGCTGGCACCGGGGGATGCTGCCACCATGGTGGTGTCCCAGGGGGACGGGGTGTACCTGGGGCAGGTGGTGTCCTGGTCCATCTCCAGGTCCTCAGCCACCCGCTGCGGCGTGAGGACACCGTCGCTGAATGCCGGCGAGAGGCGCCCGGTGACCGGGGACCTGTCCCTTGGGTGCCTGGTGGCCGGGGACATGTCCTTGGGGTACCTGGTGGCCAAGAACACGTCCCTTGGGTGCCTGGTGGCCAGGGACATGTCCTTGGGGTACCTGGTGGCCAAGAACACGTCCCTTGGGTGCCTGGTCACCAGTGATGCATCCCTGGGGTGCCTGGTGACCAAGGACATGTCCCTTGGGGTACCTGCTGCCCAAGAACAtgtctctctggtgaccagtgactGAGGACATCTCTTCAGGGTGCCTGGTGAGTGGGGATGTGTCCCTTGGGGGCCTGGTGGCTGAGGATGTGTCCTTGGGATGCATCATGGCTGGTGATACGTCCTTTGGGTACCTGGTGATCGGGAACATCTCCCTTGGGTGCCTGGTCACCGGTGATAGGTCCCTAGGGTGCCTGGCTGCGAGTAACATGTCCTTGGGGTACCTGCCACCCAAGAACGTGTCCTTGCGGTGACCGGGGACCGGAGACATCTCCTCAGGGTGCCTGGTGAGTGGGGATGTGTCCCTGGGGTGCCTGGTGGCTGGGGATGTGTCCTTGGGATGCCTGGTGACTGGTGACATGTCCTTTGGGTATCTGGTGCCCAGAAATGTGTCCCTTCAGTGCCTGATCACTGGTGATGTGTCCCTGGGGTGCCTGGTGGCTGGGGATATGTCCTTGGGGTACCTGGTGCCCAAGAACTTGTACCTGCTGTGCCTGGGGACTGGGGACATCTCCTCAGGGTGCCTGGGGACTGGGGATGTGTCCCTGGGGTGCCCAGTGGCTAGGAGTGTGTCCTTGGGATGTCTGGTGGCTGGTGATATGTCCTCAGGGTACCTGCTGGACAGGAACATGTCCCTTGGGTGCCTGGTCACCGGTAATGGGTCCCTGGGGTGCCTGGTGACCAGAGACATGTCCTTGTGGTACCTGGTGGCCAGGAGCTTGTCCCTGTGGTGTCCAGTGGCTGGGGACTTCTCCTTGGGGTGCCTGGTGACTGCAGATGTGTCCCTTGGGTGCCTGCTGGTTGGAGACATGTCCCTCTGGTGCTTGGTCACTGGTGATGGATCCCTGGCGTGCCTGGTGACCAGGGTGGTGTCCTCAGGGTGCCTGGTGGCCAAGATTGTGTCCCTCTGGTGCCTGGTGGCTGGTGATAGGTCCTTGGGGGGCTGGGTGGCCGGTGACATGGCCCTGGGATGCCTGGTGACGGCTGACACATCCTTGGGGTGCCTGCTGGCCAGGAACATGTCCTTGGGGTGCTCAGTGAGCAGGGACATGTCTCTAGGGTGTCTGGCGACCGGTGACACATCCCTGGGGCTCTCAGTGGCTGGGGATGTGTCCCTGGGATGCCGAGTGGCTGGAGATGTGTCCCTGGGGATCCCAGTGACTGGGGACATGTCCTTGGGGCACCTGCTGACCAGGGATGTGACCCTGGGGCACACAGTGGCCAGGGACCTGCAGATGCAAGGGACACTGTGGCTTTTGCAGCACAAGGttggggtgctgagcacccagctGCATCCCCGGGGTGGGGACAACCAGACTCACCGGGTCACTGGTGGGTGCCATGCATGGGATGGTCTTGGGGGTGTCACCGGCGACCCGGTGACAGCAGAGGCCAGAGAGGCGCTGCCCCGCTGTGGTTTTGGGGAGCTGAAAACCGGCAGCCGCCGTCGGTCCCCTCTGGCCGTCACGGTGGTGTCGGTGTCACCATCATGTCCCCTTTGCTGAGGCCACCCAGCTGCCAGCCCAAAATCCGTCTCCCACTCGCTTCTGCTCCCAGTGACGGGGACGTGGCAGGGGCCACCCGTGAGCACCGGGGTGCTGTGCACTTGGTGCAGCTCTGCATAGGGGAGGGGGCACACAGAGCCATGAGCCACCTCTCcggtgtcccccgtgtccccccacgtcTCCCCCATACCCACCTCGCTTCTGGATGCGCTCCCAGGGTGTTGGGTTCGGGGTGCTGGGCGACGTGcgcaccccggggtgccccccaCCGCAGCACCCTGTCTCCCCAAGGGGTGGCGGTTGCCCCCTGTGGTTGGGTGGTGTGGGGGGGCCAAGGCTCGGTGGCTCCAAGGACAAGGCTGGAGGGGCGAGAGAGGttggggcacccatgggtgctgagcCGGGGGTCCCTCGTTCCCTCCGTCCTCGGCTCTGTCtgtccccagggtccctgtgCCTGAAGAGAGGTAATGGGGGGCACCCAGGCAAGGGTCCCATGGCACCGGGGGGTCCCCACACATAGGGTGGGGGTATCAGGCATGCTTTGCtggccccatagcaccctatgaAGGTCCTAGGCGCTGGGTGAGGGTCCCGTGGCGGTGGGTGAGGGGTCCCATGGAACTGGGTGGAGGTCCCAGGGGTCCGGGTGGGAGGTCTATGGCATCATGTGGGGGTCTCATTGGGATGGATGGGGGTCCAATGGCACTGGGTGgggtcccagccctggggctcaCTGGAAGGATGGGGGTCCCATAGCACCGGTGGGGTTCCCAAGGCACCgggtgggggtcccagccctGGGGTTCACTGCAGGGATGAGGGTCCCATAGCACCGGTGGGGTTCCCAAGGCACCGGTTGGGGTCCCAGCCCTGGGGTTCACTGGAGGGATGGGGGTCCCATAGGACAGGTGGGGTTCCCAGGGGCACTGGGTGGGGGGTTCCAGCCCCCATGGGGCTCACTGGAGGGATGGCGGTCCCTGCCGTCACTGTCCAGGAGCCGGttgctgaggctgctgctgctgctgaggtttcCAGGGGCACAGCCGGGTTTCCAGGGGCCACCGAGCCATGGCGAGTCACCAGCCACCAGCCTGAGGGGCAAGAGGTGCCATCAGGGTGCCCCATCCCCACCGTCCCAGGGATGTGCCCgtgtcccccaccccagggctgctGACCTGCGGTGAGGTGTGGTGTCCTGGCTCTTGAGgcgctggcagaggaggaggaggagggcgagccAGGCCAACCAGAGCAGCGAGCCGGCGGCTGCAATGACGGCGGGCTGCCGCAGCACCCATTCCACCCCGGTGCTCCCCGCCGTCAGCCCTGCAAGGGTCCCACCGGTGTCACCCCTGTGCCACCACCTTGACCCCTACCTCCACCCCACCTTGGTCCCTGTCCCCTACCCAGGACGCTGCAGGTGACATTGCTGGGaacccccagccctgcaccatTGAAAGCCGCCACCTGGACACAGAATTCGGCCCCAGGGCTTGGGAGGAGGGTTTCCAGGTGTCGGGTGCCTTCGTCCACTGTCTTATTGGTGGTGTGCTGCCAGCCCTCGCCCATTGACCAGACCTGGCAGGCACCAAGAGGATGGGGCCCCTTAGATGAATCTCTTTGGTGGACCTCCATTGATGGATCCCTCCTTGGATGGACCCCTTTGCATGGACCCCCTTGGGTGAATGTCCCTAggatggacccccccccccccccgcccccggatGGGCCCTCTTGGATGAATCCATTAGGATGAATGCCCTGGGATGGATCTCCACCTTGGTTGGCCCCTTTGGATGAACCGCCTTGTCAAGatccctcttggatggattccccACCTTGGACAGGCACTCCTTGGATGGCCAACCTCGGATAGGTCCCCACCTTTGATAGGCTCCCTTCTTGGATATATTCCCCTTGGACAGATCCCTTGGGTGGACCCTCCTCGGCCCAGAAGTCCACCagccctgcccccccgccccatcaCGCCAAACCTTGTAGCCCCGGATGATGCCATTGTGGGCCTCAGGAGGAGGTGGCTCCCAGCTCACGACCACGGTGCCATTCCCTGTCTCAGCCTGGCCCACGGTGACGTGCTGGGGCGCCGCGCTTGGCACTGCCGGGACAGGAGTGCTGAGACCCCCTGGGACCACCAGCCAACCCCTCCATCCTCCACCCGGGCATCCCTGGGGACACCCAACACCCAACGCACCTTCCTCGGGTATCCAGAGGTGCCTGCTGTTGCTGTCCAAGCCCTGGGTCCCTCCAGCATAGGGTCGGACCTTGAACTCGTACTTATAGCCCCTGCGGAGCGCAGGGATGATGGCGCTGAGCTCCCTGCCTGCATCGTGTTGGACCCAGGaggtgctggcagggagcaggcagcggtACAGCACCATGTAGCCCACCGGCACCGGTGCTGGCATAAGCATCTGAAGGGGATAAGAAGGATTACGAGTCATGGTGGGACACGGGGGATGTGGCTCCAGCCTCATCCCCGTGTCCTGTCCTCTGGTGGGGACGTCCTGGCATCACACCAACCTGCCAGCGGAGCCGGACAGCGGCGGTGGGCAGCATGGTGCCATTGTCCAGGTGCAGCCGCACGGCCAGCAGGTCCCATGGCGCAGCCTCCTGCCGGtctgtggggcagagggaggctaacggcagggccgggcaggagCAAGGTCCCCTGGCACCTGCCTGGGCACCCACCTCAGATGCCCATGCCTGGAGACCCTGATGTCTCCCTGGATGGACCCACTCAAATGGACCCCTTGGATGGACCCACTTGGATGGATCTCCTTGGCCAGACACCTTTTGATGGATCTATCTTGGATGGACACCTCTTGGATGGACACTTCTTGGACGGATCCCCTTTGATGGACCCTATGATAGACCCCTACTGATGTGTCCCTAGACGGACGCTTTGGATGAATAACTCTTGTTCAATCCCCCTTTAATGGACCCCCACCTTGGACAGTCCCCCTTAAATGGATCTTCTTGGAGGAACCTGCTTGGATGGATGCCCTTTAGATGGACTCTCTTGAATGGATCCCCTTGGATGGATCCCCACCTGGATGCATCCCCTTAGATAGATCCCCTTGCATGGACATGCTTGGATGGATCCTGTTGGATGGATGCTTTTAGATGGACCCTCCTTGAAATGGACCCCCTTAGATGACTCAGTTGGATGGACCTTTTTTTGATGGACCCCCTTGGATAGACCTTCTTGGATGGACCCCCATGGATGGACTCCCCTTGGATGGCCTCCTTGGATGGAcccctcttggatggatccccCTTGGATGGACTCCCCATGGATGACCTCCTTGGATGGACCTCTTTTTGTTGGACCCCCCCTTGACAGACTCCCCTTGGATGACCTCCTTGGATGAACCCCATTAGATGGACCCTGTTAGACGGATCCCCTTGCACGGACCCCCAGATGGCCCTGGGGGTCTATAAtggtggagcccatggaggtcccaCCACCGACCTTCCACGTGGaggcgggcggtggcggcggcggtgcccAGCTGGCTCTGCGCTGTACACACGTAGGTGCCGGCGTCGGCAGGCGTCACGGCGTAGAGGCGCAACGTGTGCTCCCGGTCCACCTCATGCCTGCAGGTCACCAGCTCTCCAtcagccccatccccaccccgGGGATGGGACACCTCCACCCTGCCACCACCTACCTGCCCCAGGGCAGGTCCCCACGTTCCTTGTGCCACTGCACCCGCGGCGCCGGGTCACCTTGGGCGCCGCAGCCCAGCTCCACGGTGCTGCCGGCCACCGCTACAGCGTCGCTTGGGCGCCGCACGATGGTTGGCTTCTCTGCGTGGGGGGACATCGAGGACATGGCACCAAGGCTGGGCGTGACGTGTCCACCACCCATGGGAGACCCTTGGCTTACCTAAGACGGAGACGCGGGCGCCCCGGCTCTCCCTCTCGCCCGCCGCGTTGGCCGCCACGCAGATGTAAAGCCCGGAGTCGCTCCGTCGTGCCGGTGCCACCCGCAACTTCCCGTTGGTGACCACATACCTGTCACCCGCCAAGTCCAAGGTCACCCCGTCCTTCTTCCAGGTGACGCGGGGTTCGGGGTGTCCCAAGGGGGGGACGCAATCCAGCTCCAACGCTTGCCCCGCTGTGGCCACCAAATCACCCGGCTGCAGGCGGAAATTGTCCCGCAGCGCTGCAGTGGGGACAccgtgggtgggtgggggggatgcAGGATATTTTAGGAGCCCCCCCACCCGCATCATCCCCACTGGATGTCCTtaccagctgtggtttggggTGCCGTGGCTGCGCCGGGGGGGTGGCAGCCTGTGGGGTGACATAGAGGCTAGTGGGTGCACCAAGCGGGCACGGTCTcagccccagggtggggggacgggggggcaaAGTTAAGGGTATTTTGCACCGCCCCCCGGGGGGGCTGCACTCACCTCCCTGGCGCAGCGCGGTGAGGCAGAGCCCCAAGCCCAGCGCCATCACCCAGCCACCCGCCATGCCAGCCCTGGCCagccttccctcttcctccctaAATCCTGGTCCCTCCCCGTCAGCACAGGGACCGGATCCGGCTCCGGATAGCGGGGGACAATAGCCGGACGTGGGGGCCGGGAAGTGTTGGAGGCGGGAGGGGGTTGCGTGGACACAAACGGATCGGGCAAGCCGTGGCAGCGTTAGCGCCTGGGCGCGGTGGCACTGGCAGCACCCAGAggcagtggggatggggacgCCAGCAGTTAACGGATTTAATTAATCCGAAgaaattcccccctcccccccaccatGTTCAGAGGAAGACGAATGAAGAAGAAACAAGCCCTCGGCTGGGGGCGCCATCAGTAGGGATCAGAGTGAACGGTCCAGGGCCTCCCAGGCTCTGCAAGCTTAAATTTGAGCACCAGCCAGGTGCGTTGAGCTCATCTGGTCTCAGCTGTCACCCACCTCTcatgtgtcccccccaccccaggcggGCACCCTGTCCCACAAAGACACCCAAGGGTGCCGCCGCTAGCCGGGTAGTATGTTTAGTTTATTGGTTAGTAGCACACCCCAAGCACCTCGGGGTGCCCCGGCACCCACCCCAGGTGCCCTGGGGCCCGGCTTGCTTGGCTGGCCGCTCTCTGGTTTTCATCCTAAACCTATTTCCCGGGAAGGCCTGGGGGAGAGGTGACGGTGGCGCCCCAAAACTAGGGGATTTTCACAGAAAATCCAGGCGCGGCGGTGGGGCAGTGCTCGGGCCAGGGGTTCGAGTCCACATTTAGGGGACGGTGCAGCCAGGGAGctggcgggggggaggagggagccccCCGTTTAGGCTGCCTGCATGTGTGCGCGCTTGGGCGAGCTTGCATGCTAGCGCAACCCCCCCGCTCCGTGCAGCGCCGGGCTCCTGCGTGCATGGGCCTGTGTGCTGTGGCGGGTGGTCACGGCGCTGTTGCACACACCGAACGCGTGTGTCCTCGCTCGGCGTGCTGTGTGCGTGCTCCCCGCGCGCTCGTGCACGCTCTGTGCACAGTCTTAGCCGCACGCTTCGTGCACGCTCTTTTCACGTGCTCCATGCATGCCCTCTGCACGCACGCTCTCTCCTCGTGCTCTTTGCACCCTCGCTGCGTGCTCCATGCATGCTCTCGCTGCGTGCTCCATGCGTGCCCTAATGCAAATACTGTGTGGATGCTCGCTTTGCACGCTCCGCGCATGCCCTCTTGCAAGCTTCACGTATGCTCTTTTCTCACACTCCATGCACGCTCTCACCACACGCTCTCTCCACACGCCCTGTGCACGCTCTGCACAGACTCTCTTTGCACACTCGTGCTCTCTGCACGCTCCACGCATGCCTGGGAGCACTCCCATTGCTCTCTCGTGAATGCCCTGCAGAGTCTTACCTGCATGTTCCATGCACACCCTCTGCACAGTCCATGCACGCTTTCTCCACATTCTCCATGTGCATGCTCTCCACGCAATCCGTGCAGCCTCAGCTGCACGCTCCGTGCGTGTTCTCTCCAAGTCCTCCACGTGCTCTCTTGCGCGCTCTGCGCACGCTCTCTTTGCACGTTGTATGCGTGCTCTCTCTGCACACCCTCGTGCATGCCCTCTTGCACGTTCTCTCTGCATGCTCCAGGCACACTCTGTCCACACGCATGTGCATGATCTGTCTGCGCACTCCGCGCATGCTCTCCCCACACACTTCGTGCACGGTCTCTCCGCACGCTCGGTCCGTGACACCCCTGCACACACTGCGTACACTCTCTCTGCACGTTGCGCACATGCCCTCTTGCACGCTCGGTGCGCACGCTCTCTGTTCGCTCTCTCCGCATGGTCCCTGCATGCTAACTCGGCATCCTCTGTGCATGCTCTATCTGCACGCTCCTTGCACGCTCTCTCTGCACATCGCACGCACGCTCGCTCTGCACGCTCCATCCGTGCCCTCTTGCATGCTCCGTGCATGCTTTCTCGGCACGCTGCGTGCACGCCCTCTTGGACACTCTGTGACTGCTCTCTCTGTGTGCGCCGCGCATGCCCTCTCGCGCGCTCCGTGCATGCTCCCGCTGCACTCTGCATGCACGCTCGCTCCCAGCACGCCCGCATGCCTTCCGCACGCTCCCTGCACGCTCGTCCCGGCGAGAAAGCCATTAAAGCGACGCCCCAGGAAGACGGGGGACGGAAGAGGGGAGCTCCGGGTGGGATCAATAGCAAATTAGTGACTTTACGCCGAGCTGAAAGATGTCCGgtggcgggagcggggccgcgctGGTGTCCCCACTCGCTCGCCGCCACCGAAGCGCGCACGTGTCCCCCTGGCTCAGGCGCTGATCTCCACGGCGTTGGCCTTCTCCTGCTCCCGGATGACGTGGACGCCGGCAGTCCGCAGCAGCCGCGGGGCGCCGCGGGAACGTGCCGGCGAACCCGGCGGTGACCTGTGTGTCCGCGTCGAGGCGGGCGAGCGAGCCGGCGAGCGATGGTAACGACGAGTCGAACGCCCCACCGGTCCCGGCGAGCGACCAGCTGCTGGTACCGGTGAGCTGGTGTAACCCGGTTCGACCACGCTGCGGGGTTCGGGGGGCGAATCCTCCTCTGCCTCCGGCGAGTCCTGCCAAAAGCCAAGGGTAGACGAGCGTGCGAAGCGTGCGAGACCTGGTGCCACCGTGCAAAGCCCGCACCCTACCGGCGTGCTGCCGGCCGCTCACCTTGTCCTTGAGGATGTACAAGGCCACCGGGTTTTTGCGCTCGTGCTCGCCGCTCCGCGGGATGCCCTCGGCTGCGTGGAGGCAAGGTGTTGCTTACCGCGCCGGCGGCGTTGGCGTTCCCCAACCCGCCGCTGCGCCGGGGTCGGCACTCACCCTCGTGCTTCAGGCGTTCCTCGTCCTGCTCGGCGTATTCGGAGGC
This genomic window from Accipiter gentilis chromosome 5, bAccGen1.1, whole genome shotgun sequence contains:
- the ROBO4 gene encoding roundabout homolog 4, with the translated sequence MAGGWVMALGLGLCLTALRQGGCHPPGAATAPQTTAALRDNFRLQPGDLVATAGQALELDCVPPLGHPEPRVTWKKDGVTLDLAGDRYVVTNGKLRVAPARRSDSGLYICVAANAAGERESRGARVSVLEKPTIVRRPSDAVAVAGSTVELGCGAQGDPAPRVQWHKERGDLPWGRHEVDREHTLRLYAVTPADAGTYVCTAQSQLGTAAATARLHVEASLCPTDRQEAAPWDLLAVRLHLDNGTMLPTAAVRLRWQMLMPAPVPVGYMVLYRCLLPASTSWVQHDAGRELSAIIPALRRGYKYEFKVRPYAGGTQGLDSNSRHLWIPEEVPSAAPQHVTVGQAETGNGTVVVSWEPPPPEAHNGIIRGYKVWSMGEGWQHTTNKTVDEGTRHLETLLPSPGAEFCVQVAAFNGAGLGVPSNVTCSVLGLTAGSTGVEWVLRQPAVIAAAGSLLWLAWLALLLLLCQRLKSQDTTPHRRLVAGDSPWLGGPWKPGCAPGNLSSSSSLSNRLLDSDGRDRHPSTLSLEPPSLGPPTPPNHRGQPPPLGETGCCGGGHPGVRTSPSTPNPTPWERIQKRELHQVHSTPVLTGGPCHVPVTGSRSEWETDFGLAAGWPQQRGHDGDTDTTVTARGDRRRLPVFSSPKPQRGSASLASAVTGSPVTPPRPSHAWHPPVTRSLATVCPRVTSLVSRCPKDMSPVTGIPRDTSPATRHPRDTSPATESPRDVSPVARHPRDMSLLTEHPKDMFLASRHPKDVSAVTRHPRAMSPATQPPKDLSPATRHQRDTILATRHPEDTTLVTRHARDPSPVTKHQRDMSPTSRHPRDTSAVTRHPKEKSPATGHHRDKLLATSRYPEDISPATRHPKDTLLATGHPRDTSPVPRHPEEMSPVPRHSRYPKDMSPVTRHPKDTSPATRHPRDTSPLTRHPEEMSPVPGHRKDTFLGGRYPKDVSPAMMHPKDTSSATRPPRDTSPLTRHPEEMSSVTGHQRDMFLGSRYPKDMSPATRHPRDRSPVTGRLSPAFSDGVLTPQRVAEDLEMDQDTTCPSPPAPATPRSFSPPHTYGYIYGPPASELGEEEEEEEEEEEERPATRGSPGGSLLNGWGSVSEDNFASARCSLVSSCDGSFLLDASFARALAVAVDGLCFSLEDTDGAYGGPSPPPSPLEGVFLPVIPIPTWDWGTALEVPWRVGTEAATGIPQHGGHRSGSGSPWPSMGGEPGTGGTVAWQSPGCRTQQGQSPLSSAKIQLY